In Aristaeella hokkaidonensis, the following are encoded in one genomic region:
- a CDS encoding DUF4860 domain-containing protein codes for MSKPVVSRSPRIIQSVFVLLLLSLFACLSAFLVTMGAQIYKNTVDSAEENNHSRIASAVIRSAVWAEDGGDIQIEQMSEDITALSVVNEYDGVKYYKRLYCAMDSDPLDGEPRSFLWESYNSEGVEFKPENGESLCELNGFVPSIENNMLTVELETPAGTKSTIRMALRTGGAVK; via the coding sequence GTGAGTAAGCCTGTTGTTTCCCGTTCTCCCCGAATTATCCAGAGCGTATTTGTTCTGCTGCTCCTGTCCCTGTTCGCCTGTCTGAGTGCCTTCCTGGTAACCATGGGAGCCCAGATTTATAAGAACACAGTGGACAGCGCTGAAGAAAACAATCATTCCCGGATCGCTTCTGCGGTGATCCGCAGCGCTGTATGGGCTGAAGACGGCGGAGACATACAGATTGAGCAGATGAGTGAGGATATCACTGCCCTGTCTGTAGTTAATGAATATGACGGCGTGAAGTACTATAAGAGACTGTACTGCGCAATGGATTCAGATCCCCTTGACGGGGAACCCCGTTCCTTCCTGTGGGAAAGCTATAACAGTGAAGGCGTTGAATTCAAACCTGAAAACGGCGAGTCTCTGTGTGAACTGAACGGTTTTGTGCCTTCCATAGAAAACAATATGCTGACGGTGGAGCTTGAAACACCAGCCGGTACGAAGAGCACCATCCGGATGGCATTGCGGACGGGAGGTGCAGTGAAATGA
- a CDS encoding type II secretion system F family protein has translation MATDIKKKKRIMSSEELSSFCDQIALMLSSGMTLRDGIEMLAEDEMKGNDKVHPYTNLYKVVDETGSLYVAMKENEEEWPSYMIEMVDIGEQTGRLEDIMVSLSTYYQREGRIRSAAVSAITYPLVLGVMLVIIIGVLLWRVLPIFRRVLASLGVDASGSGSVLMKIGSWAGWIVLGLIALVVICTIVIVILMRTRMKDKVMHFLKNLFPPVRRLTEKLSASRVAGILGLMLHSGFPMENALEMAPAALADQESINKVNFIRDEMKKDQTFQEALSKSGLFADFHNRMLKVGAASGHEPQVMEKIAEIYEEQVEDGLDHLISIVEPTLVALLSIVIGAILLSVMLPMAGVLGSM, from the coding sequence TGATGCTCAGCTCCGGCATGACGCTCCGCGACGGTATTGAAATGCTGGCCGAGGACGAAATGAAAGGGAATGACAAGGTTCATCCTTATACCAATCTGTATAAAGTTGTAGACGAAACAGGTTCTCTTTATGTTGCTATGAAAGAGAACGAGGAAGAATGGCCTTCCTATATGATCGAAATGGTGGATATCGGTGAGCAGACCGGCCGCCTGGAAGACATTATGGTCAGCCTTTCCACCTACTATCAGAGAGAAGGACGTATCCGCTCTGCTGCTGTCAGCGCGATCACTTATCCGCTGGTGCTTGGCGTGATGCTTGTGATTATTATCGGTGTACTGCTCTGGCGTGTGCTGCCCATCTTCCGCAGGGTGCTTGCCTCCCTGGGCGTTGACGCTTCCGGAAGCGGTTCTGTGCTGATGAAGATCGGTTCCTGGGCCGGATGGATCGTTCTCGGACTGATTGCGCTGGTCGTGATCTGCACGATTGTGATTGTGATCCTGATGAGAACCAGGATGAAAGATAAGGTCATGCATTTCCTGAAGAATCTCTTCCCGCCGGTACGAAGACTGACGGAAAAGCTTTCAGCTTCCCGGGTGGCCGGTATTCTCGGACTGATGCTGCACAGCGGTTTCCCGATGGAAAATGCGCTGGAAATGGCCCCTGCCGCGCTGGCAGATCAGGAATCAATTAATAAAGTTAACTTCATCCGCGATGAAATGAAGAAAGATCAGACCTTCCAGGAGGCCCTGTCCAAGAGCGGACTGTTTGCTGATTTCCATAACCGTATGCTGAAGGTCGGCGCTGCGTCCGGACATGAGCCCCAGGTGATGGAGAAAATCGCTGAGATCTATGAAGAACAGGTGGAAGACGGCCTGGATCATCTGATCTCCATTGTGGAACCGACGCTGGTTGCGCTGCTGTCCATTGTGATCGGCGCGATCCTGCTGAGCGTCATGCTGCCGATGGCAGGCGTATTGGGCTCAATGTAA
- a CDS encoding type IV pilus twitching motility protein PilT, which produces MVETLDDILRKALEYHGSDVFVVPGSHIMTKSHGKMIPISEEKALPNDIAVLVGRAYELARREQDTLINEGDDDFSFAVRDLSRFRCNTYRQRGSLAMTCRVVAFGVPDPKTYNIPDVVMRLADLRSGMVLVTGPAGNGKSTTLACLVDQINATRSGHIITIEDPIEYLHPHKQCIVSQREVPGDASSFARALRAALRQAPDVIMLGEMRDIETISTAITAAETGHLLLSSLHTLGAAKTIDRVIDAFPANQQNQIRAQLSMVLRAVVSQRLILTKDGTLHPVFEVMCVNPAIQNLIREGKTHQIDNAIFGGGADMLSMDTELAKLLRDGKIDKEQASLYAIHPETVERQARFMKN; this is translated from the coding sequence ATGGTAGAAACGCTCGATGATATCCTGAGAAAAGCATTGGAATATCATGGATCCGACGTGTTTGTTGTGCCCGGATCCCATATCATGACAAAATCACACGGCAAGATGATCCCGATCTCTGAAGAGAAGGCCTTGCCGAATGATATTGCTGTGCTGGTGGGAAGAGCATACGAGCTGGCACGGCGGGAACAGGATACGCTCATCAACGAGGGCGATGATGACTTTTCATTCGCTGTACGTGACCTGAGCCGTTTCCGCTGCAATACGTATCGTCAAAGGGGCTCCCTTGCGATGACCTGCCGTGTTGTTGCGTTCGGCGTTCCGGATCCGAAAACCTATAATATTCCAGACGTGGTTATGCGGCTTGCTGATCTGCGGAGCGGCATGGTTCTTGTGACGGGGCCGGCAGGCAACGGTAAAAGTACTACGCTGGCCTGCCTGGTAGACCAGATTAACGCAACCCGCAGCGGCCATATAATTACTATTGAAGACCCCATCGAGTATTTGCACCCGCACAAGCAATGCATCGTCAGCCAGAGGGAAGTTCCCGGAGACGCATCGAGCTTTGCCCGTGCACTGCGTGCCGCCCTGCGCCAGGCACCGGACGTGATCATGCTCGGTGAAATGCGTGACATAGAAACCATATCCACTGCCATTACGGCGGCGGAAACCGGCCATCTGCTGCTGTCCTCCCTGCATACGCTGGGCGCGGCAAAGACGATTGACCGTGTGATTGACGCTTTCCCTGCCAACCAGCAGAACCAGATCCGGGCACAGCTTTCCATGGTGCTCCGTGCGGTTGTATCCCAGCGGCTGATCCTGACGAAGGACGGAACGCTGCATCCGGTATTTGAGGTCATGTGCGTCAATCCGGCTATCCAGAACCTGATCCGCGAAGGAAAGACGCATCAGATTGATAACGCGATCTTCGGCGGCGGTGCGGATATGCTGTCCATGGATACTGAACTGGCAAAACTGCTCAGGGATGGCAAGATCGACAAGGAGCAGGCTTCCCTGTACGCTATTCATCCTGAAACGGTAGAACGCCAGGCACGATTCATGAAGAACTGA